The genomic segment GGCCATTTTAATCCTCCTTCTTGAGTGAAATCGCTTTCATTATACATTATGCTGAAACATAAGCAAATATCCTGCCTCAGCACGAACCAACCCTGTGATGTAATTACATATTTTTACAGATCAGTTACGGTTTCTCAGCCAGCTTCTTACGTCCGATAAAACGTGAGAAAAAATTGTTCTTTTTTACACCTGCTTCGCTGGCTTCTCTCAGCCGATTGACCAGTTCTCTGTCTCTTCGCTCGATCCTGCGCTCCATTTCCTTGTCGTACCGCTCAATAACGTTCTCAGCTGTTTTTTCAGCTGCTGTGGCAGCAACTTGTTCAATCATCAGGCGAAACTGTTCGGCAGAGAAAGAAATCTCCGTCTCAGGAAGTTTCAAAGTACCGGATCCAGAAGAACGGAGTGCTGTCTTTGTAAGCTCTGCCTGAGGTAAACCGGCAGGCCCTCCACATAACTCTGCTGCAGCATAGTCAATGGTCTTCCCCTTCTTCATTTCCAGCATCAATTGTGAAATCATCTGTACATTCTGCTCAAAATAAATCCTCTGATTGGATTTCTTTCGGGGGAAGTGATATCCATGTTTCTCCAACGCCAAAGTCAGTCTTCTCAATTTACTCCGTGTGACTTTCAGTTTCTCGACAACTTGCCTGGTAGAGTATCCATAATTGCCCTTTCCCGTACTCATCCGATCACACTCCGTTAATTATATAGGTAGATGCTACTTATATAATTTGACAGCGTGGCCCCGGATTCCTTTAAAAAAATAACAGTAGAGCGTCCGGATATCTTCTGTTGCAATATTCTTAGAGCCAACAAGGACCGGGGAAGAGAAAAAACGACATATTATCTATTTATATTCTATGTATCTGCAAGACCAGACATAAGTTAACATAAAAAATTTTACGTTATATTAGTGATCCCGGTTTCACATTTTATTCAGGTATATCAGAGGAAAAAACGCCCTGGCAGACCGTCTATCTGTTCACTCTTTTCTTTTGTGAAAAATGGTTTATAGTAATCTTAGATTTATGAAAATACCTGGAAAGGAGATCACTTATGGCCCTGTCCATGCAGGATACCCTGACATTGAATAATGGCGTTAAAATGCCTTGTGAAGGCTTTGGCCTTTTTTCGATGACTGATGAAGATATCTTTATAAGTTCGCTCGAAGCAGCCGTAGACGCCGGATACCGTCTGTTTGATACGGCTGCACAGTATGGAAATGAACATCTTCTCGGAGACTTTCTGAAGGATTCAGGACTGGAGCGCAGCGAGTATTTTATTACTTCTAAAGTGCAGAACCGCGATCAGGGTTACGAAAAAACATTAAAGGCATTCGATACTTCCTTAAAAGCATTACAGCTGGATTATCTTGACCTCTATCTTGTTCACTGGCCTTTGAAGGATCCTTTCTTTGAAACATGGAAGGCCATGGAACACCTGTACAGTGAAGGATTTGTCCGGGCGATCGGTGTCAGTAATTTTGAGAGCCATCACCTGGATCGTTTACTGTCACGCGCAAATTTTGTTCCAGCTGTGGAACAGCTGGAGACGCATCCTCACTTCTCCAACCACGTCATGCGTGACTATCTGAAATCACTTGGTATGGTACATCAGGCATGGGGCCCACTAGGTCGAGGAGCGGATCTTGATGATCCTGTGATCTGTGACATAGCAGAAAAACATGGAAAATCACCTGCTCAGATCATCTTGAGGTGGCACCGGCAGCATGGCGTCGCGATTATTCCAAAATCGCAGACCCTCTCACGGATCAGGGATAACGCAGATATCTACGACTTTATGCTGACACCTGTCGAGATGAAAAAAATCGATCTTCAGAATAAAGGAGAACGTTTTGGCCAGGCCCCGGATGCCGTTTATGTAAAGGACTGATACTGATCGCAAGGCAGGATGCGTCCCCCATTTATTTTTGGCGCCCCAATGGATTTCGGTAAGGTCACAAACATGGCCATGTATTCTGAAAAAGGAGGAACATCTGGGAAATCATGCCGCCGTCCCTGAATAAGATGCTCATAAAATCGGATTATGTTATTCTTTTATCAGGAGGTGCGGCGTACATTCATGAAATGACTTCGTCCATAGACGACTGGCCCGTATCGTTATCCCGACACAT from the Sporolactobacillus sp. Y61 genome contains:
- a CDS encoding aldo/keto reductase gives rise to the protein MALSMQDTLTLNNGVKMPCEGFGLFSMTDEDIFISSLEAAVDAGYRLFDTAAQYGNEHLLGDFLKDSGLERSEYFITSKVQNRDQGYEKTLKAFDTSLKALQLDYLDLYLVHWPLKDPFFETWKAMEHLYSEGFVRAIGVSNFESHHLDRLLSRANFVPAVEQLETHPHFSNHVMRDYLKSLGMVHQAWGPLGRGADLDDPVICDIAEKHGKSPAQIILRWHRQHGVAIIPKSQTLSRIRDNADIYDFMLTPVEMKKIDLQNKGERFGQAPDAVYVKD